A single region of the Anomaloglossus baeobatrachus isolate aAnoBae1 chromosome 2, aAnoBae1.hap1, whole genome shotgun sequence genome encodes:
- the PPP1R15B gene encoding protein phosphatase 1 regulatory subunit 15B gives MCADRDSSPSPGLRALLGRFLHGLLQFRVFQLFGAAWSYLMGLSAASLFSFLPSAWVVHRSVGPDEMLEALGLRSAPWEELEECLEELGPWKELLTPGDLDLMKPWKEYVSSSKEQESWDSTLQELGTWHKMQTLWEPGLDAWKDLGDPDQEVGDECCNKSAANNAFVTHMMDAQDGPCDVDPEKSAARLRSTSLGMVSCIFNPTSRGVFTWLDLGREPQSPDVLDETAEIEHIRNKRLWFLQQNQTQGAPTTELKDPAPNQDIDLDDPALPIKLDMVGPDWHEGHHKDLSPDLDHSSLVELPGSDPESKLCPPLSLLIQKPFISGDTQSKYPPSPDQDQGYHSLEDWQCLNIKQNLQFLGVSPPNISDSVKDDGAQDPTDLSYPDITDDMDSDVEEDIHPPAIPVCTNKHIGYILGTVVSDDEEEDLSSCDDDDWGSDEEEDDGFDSEGSVSPAETDVPAAEEVVLWSSFCSVDPYNPQNFTASLHTGPIAEVESHLEDQAAVVSEDEESWCDSDAMSDSDSEDEFSTNEEESLKLWNGFLKSEDPYNPFFFKASVHTAARTRQSSDAATKHLELVCTSPSSSELTVPTHPSDGQLLRLREKCSVPMEKSANVGHKKVTFYDKVTVHYVCSKEERKGHWEEFARDRCRFLRRIQETEAVIGHCFTPDHRQRMWDRMQEIWGS, from the coding sequence ATGTGTGCGGACCGGGACTCGTCcccctccccggggctccgggcccTGCTCGGCCGCTTCCTGCACGGCCTGCTGCAGTTCCGGGTGTTCCAGCTGTTCGGGGCGGCATGGTCGTACCTGATGGGACTGTCCGCAGCGTCGCTCTTCTCCTTCCTGCCCTCGGCCTGGGTCGTGCACCGATCGGTGGGGCCTGATGAGATGCTGGAGGCCCTGGGGCTGCGGTCCGCGCCTTGGGAGGAGCTGGAAGAGTGTCTGGAGGAGCTGGGGCCCTGGAAGGAGCTGCTGACTCCTGGAGATCTGGACCTCATGAAGCCATGGAAGGAGTATGTGTCCTCCAGCAAGGAGCAGGAGTCCTGGGACTCTACATTACAGGAACTGGGCACCTGGCACAAGATGCAGACCCTCTGGGAGCCGGGGCTGGACGCCTGGAAGGATCTTGGGGACCCTGACCAAGAAGTGGGTGATGAGTGCTGTAATAAGTCTGCAGCCAACAACGCCTTCGTTACCCATATGATGGATGCCCAGGATGGACCCTGTGATGTGGACCCCGAGAAGAGCGCTGCCCGGCTCCGCTCCACTTCTCTGGGGATGGTGTCCTGCATCTTCAACCCCACATCACGCGGAGTCTTCACCTGGCTTGATCTAGGTAGAGAGCCCCAGAGCCCAGATGTTCTAGATGAAACCGCTGAAATTGAACACATCCGTAACAAGAGGCTGTGGTTCCTGCAGCAGAACCAGACCCAAGGTGCCCCCACCACTGAGCTCAAGGACCCTGCTCCAAATCAGGATATTGACCTAGATGACCCTGCCCTTCCTATAAAGTTAGATATGGTGGGACCTGACTGGCATGAAGGCCATCATAAGGACTTATCACCAGATTTGGACCACAGCAGTCTTGTGGAGCTTCCTGGTTCTGACCCGGAGTCCAAGCTTTGTCCACCTCTTTCTCTGCTGATTCAAAAACCATTCATTTCAGGCGACACCCAGAGTAAATATCCACCCAGCCCAGATCAAGACCAAGGATATCACAGTCTGGAGGACTGGCAGTGCTTGAATATTAAACAAAACCTCCAGTTCTTGGGAGTCTCACCCCCCAATATCAGTGACTCTGTGAAGGATGATGGAGCTCAGGATCCTACAGATCTTTCTTATCCCGATATAACAGATGATATGGACTCTGATGTGGAAGAGGACATCCATCCCCCCGCTATTCCTGTGTGCACAAATAAGCATATTGGCTATATTTTGGGTACAGTTGTGAGCGATGATGAAGAGGAAGACCTCAGTTCATGTGATGATGATGACTGGGGttctgatgaggaggaggatgatggttttgacagtgaaggatctGTGTCTCCCGCAGAGACAGACGTTCCTGCTGCTGAGGAGGTTGTGTTGTGGAGCTCTTTCTGTAGCGTGGACCCTTACAATCCACAGAACTTTACTGCCAGTTTACATACTGGTCCCATTGCTGAGGTGGAATCCCACCTTGAGGACCAGGCAGCTGTCGTTTCTGAGGATGAAGAATCGTGGTGTGACAGCGACGCCATGTCAGACAGTGACAGTGAGGATGAATTTAGCACCAATGAAGAGGAAAGCTTAAAACTGTGGAATGGGTTCCTCAAATCTGAAGATCCTTACAACCCCTTCTTTTTTAAAGCCTCAGTACACACAGCTGCGCGTACTAGACAGAGCAGTGACGCTGCCACCAAACATTTAGAACTTGTTTGTACGAGCCCCTCAAGTAGTGAATTGACTGTGCCCACTCACCCCAGTGATGGTCAGCTCTTACGGTTGAGAGAGAAGTGCAGTGTGCCCATGGAGAAAAGTGCCAATGTTGGTCATAAAAAG